The region GGTGCCATTCCCCCCTCAGCACCCACCCAGGCTTCCTGGGCACCCttgcttctccctccccagctctgggtCTGAGGGGATGCTGCCACGGACCAACACCGGGAGGTTTTGGGGTCCACCGGCGGCCGGGAGCATCCTGCCCATTGGGACCCCCCAGGTACCCCCCAACACTTGGCTGACAGCACCAATCTGGGGGTAAGGGGGGATCGCCATGTCCCCATCCCCCAAATCCGGCAGCTGTCCTCAGTCCGCCGCGGCACCCGGCATCAATCCTGGCATCCCCGGGGGCACAGAGCACTTCCCAGTCACCCTCGGCCCCTCACCGGGGTGGCCGTAACCTTTGTCATCGAGCCACGGGCTCCTCCGGCCCGGCGCGGTCTCCATGGGAGCATGCCGGGTTGCTAAGCCGTCCGGTGGAGTGCTTGCCACTGCCGCCAGGACATCGAGGCGTTGATATGACAACTGGAGCGGGGACACGGGTGGCCCGGGGCGTGGTGCTTTGCATGACGGGGCCAGCAGCCCCGGGTGGGGAGGGGTCCCGGCCAAGCCTCGCCGTCACGCCGGGACTTCCCCGCTGGTTGTAGAAACCCACCGGTGTGGACTCGTGACCCCTCGCCGCGCTGAGAACCCATCTGGCGCGCCGGTAAATAAATTTACCGGTGAAAAGAAGCGAGTGGGGAGAGCGTGACCTGCGTCCCCCCGGCGTGAAGGCGGCCCCGAGATGCGGGGTGAGAGAGCTGAGCCCACCGGGGCACCgggcccctctccctgcccctctgctTGAGGGTCcagaggccggggggggggaagATCGGGACCCCCCCCCTCAGCGGGTGCTGGAGAGGAGGCGGCCGCTGCTGGGCGTCGATGAGATAAAGCGGCGAAAGTGGAGCATCCCCCGGCGGAGCGAGGGACGGAGCAGCCCAGCGCCGACCGGACGACTGCCAGGACGGGGAAGGGGGCTCGCTCCCCGGGCCAGGCACCGCGGCGGGGTGCCCGGGGGTTTGGGGGGGGACGGCTCGGCCCGCAGCCCACCCCGCCCCGACGGCTGCCCCCATGCTGGATCACCGAGCCAGGATGGAGAGCGGCAGGAAGGAGAAGGTGAGGCCGCTGCCGGGGCGATCCTGGGGCaggcggggggctggcggggagacGGGGTGGGGGGACATGGCAGGTGCGGGGAGTGGTGCGGATCCTCCCTGGGCTGCCGGCCCCCCCAGCCGGGTGCTGCGGGCATCTCCTGCCAGGCCAGGTCCATGCTGGGGACAGAGGTAGCCGGGAGGGAAGGACAGCTGGCCGGGAGGACACTGGCTCCGGGGGGCAAAGCCAGGCAGCCTGGAGTCAGCCCCAACG is a window of Strix aluco isolate bStrAlu1 chromosome 28, bStrAlu1.hap1, whole genome shotgun sequence DNA encoding:
- the YKT6 gene encoding synaptobrevin homolog YKT6 isoform X1, with protein sequence MSQPGVGKRLAVLARGPVSSIHPGEETGAAAPSRRLARDEPGAILLGSSVADQPKEVMGPISSRGRQPLGWQQDAKGDAQTVGAPQPGSVVPQTLPALSRVLAGVGTGAWPVPGRDPAHQNAEPWLAALGPLPGGRFGVISGTGTPLGTLGLTPGCLALPPGASVLPASCPSLPATSVPSMDLAWQEMPAAPGWGGRQPREDPHHSPHLPCPPTPSPRQPPACPRIAPAAASPSPSCRSPSWLGDPAWGQPSGRGGLRAEPSPPKPPGTPPRCLARGASPLPRPGSRPVGAGLLRPSLRRGMLHFRRFISSTPSSGRLLSSTR